The Schistocerca gregaria isolate iqSchGreg1 chromosome 1, iqSchGreg1.2, whole genome shotgun sequence genome includes a window with the following:
- the LOC126278335 gene encoding centrosomal protein of 19 kDa-like, protein MLPVEQCFPIKFGLRLSPAALIVIYEAGSGTGKIRKRIMPVRNLKPNSKISYVAKELRLRHDILEKICHTKLEKMLRLLQEYIKCNDLHESLVTVGKEYDINPDEDFNTLERDELIRKKEIMDEIFNKHRISPSDPAFIYDKRVDFEKGTMKVKSEWDSDGGTDDADADGFWN, encoded by the coding sequence ATGCTGCCCGTGGAACAATGTTTTCCTATAAAATTTGGTTTAAGGCTTTCGCCTGCAGCTCTCATTGTGATATATGAAGCTGGCAGTGGAACAGGTAAAATCAGGAAAAGGATAATGCCAGTAAGAAACTTAAAACCCAATTCAAAAATTAGTTACGTTGCGAAGGAGTTGAGACTACGTCATGACATTTTGGAAAAAATTTGTCATACCAAGCTTGAAAAGATGCTGAGGTTGTTGCAAGAATACATAAAATGCAACGACCTGCACGAATCATTGGTAACAGTGGGAAAAGAATACGACATTAATCCAGACGAAGATTTCAATACGTTGGAAAGGGATGAACTTATCcgaaagaaagaaataatggaTGAGATATTTAATAAACACCGTATTTCACCAAGTGATCCTGCATTCATTTATGATAAGAGAGTAGATTTTGAAAAAggaactatgaaagtgaagtctgaGTGGGACAGTGACGGTGGTACTGATGATGCTGATGCTGATGGCTTCTGGAATTAA